A genomic window from Aethina tumida isolate Nest 87 chromosome 4, icAetTumi1.1, whole genome shotgun sequence includes:
- the LOC109594202 gene encoding protein RRP5 homolog, with translation MVPAEEEYFPRGNKPLSKAPRPQKRPAKTEADDNLFSTSKNAPKAKKAKTQKVKETHVTLTEDSFQSSIQVKGCLTYQKVQDGMVILGCIRHITNYSLELEFPGLVFANVNVTQISDHFTHYLNKKLETTEEEDDGSETDFILKNMFTLGQFVPTKVLSVGHGDRGFKISASLNPREINEGKRHNALKKNMLIWANIQSVLDHGYELSVGIKNCRVFLPKENIDEGKVYTIGEPLWCVVHKLTDSETASTLRVSAKKEHVNASSAEQITSLNDLIPGMQVEFVTDRVVETGIQGKFLEDYFGYVNENFLRKPLHQISNYQEGKILKAYVLYVEPATKITHLTLRGWDMYQPASLKNGDVISAEVSYKTGLGLYFKLPNEQKGFTANKRLINCLPKGNIDDLSTTIAAKFPAGSVHKCRILDFNYLSQMYVVTVEPNLIKENLFMPNDLGLGKVLKVKIDIIKDEGLVVSAGSLRGFVPNFHISNSQYSENVKRKYVAGMRVNARVIDRNEKGVFFTLKQGLVEADNCLTSFDKAVVGQKYTGFIVQTTTGYAIVAFYGSVKGKIHRKSMSDNKDSSSVDPTKYFYRGQVVNVWIVAKNDGKLILSLKEPTIKTTTTTTTTKKLTMRVGQQINGIVTDIHEDRLDVKSTNGRIIGCVPVNHLSPYLRLCKPMMKMFPVGSEIKNLICVKCDTTPPTFSRREFIRAKNIKRFEQLKKGRLVRCFYESKDEKGIYVTVLTKDFHDKVLITNKNIHNNPGTKLLKYQSQQVILGKILDIDVNKRTLKLTTKIDPSTNYTLTWFGQCLADLHLLRQFGRQHNWPHCAYSPGEQIQCEIVNVTEMGCIVSLPNGCTGLVPVCLCPVEPKSGDKVKGVILSHDFDNEFVEVSINQSYNRHINKNQKINVDLSHKSACLVEKLLYKKDDHILSVLKQSDGAKQFVYIPVLLHENYSPSPMSPEFYYDQPKFKVCICGKYKNNLIGISRKLFITLEKDKNKKKINKLAINEFSDKYEESQNGEDEEELEDEATDEMDGEDVEEAEEDDSESEETEDIEEVFDDEGDLEDEEEQEDEENDDSMQQVNVEEPKLGEKRKAAQPILPGIGSFFDTNNTNGETVADSSSDEEDDEGEVVKKKKKLSRAERVELLRQEEEKIAKIEKRFAANSNVDPESADDFDRLLTANPDSSELWTKYMAFHISSTEIDKARAVAKRALESINMTLSEDRLNIWIALLHLENSYGNRETFDKTFDEAIKCNDSLKVYLRVIEMLADNGKLADMEEKIKKARNKHKQDPKMWIEIAKVYYTIKKFREARNMKDCALKSIHDKKTQMSLIVRFAIMEFKFGEEEQGAAIFESILNTDPRKVNIWSTYVDQLVKNDKIDQARKVLERSVCQKLPVKSMKTLFMKFRKFEEEHGTAATVEAVKEKAQAFIKRFSK, from the exons ATGGTTCCGGCGGAAGAAGAATACTTCCCGCGAGGCAACAAACCCCTCTCCAAAGCCCCTAGACCCCAAAAACGACCAGCCAAAACGGAAGCCGATGACAAC TTATTTTCGACATCAAAGAACGCTCCGAAAGCCAAAAAAGCTAAAACACAAAAGGTGAAAGAGACTCATGTCACATTAACAGAAGACAGTTTCCAGTCATCAATCCAAGTTAAAGGATGCCTCACATATCag aaagtccAAGATGGAATGGTAATCCTTGGATGCATCAGGCACATTACGAACTACTCTCTGGAACTGGAATTCCCTGGTTTAGTATTCGCCAATGTCAATGTCACCCAGATCTCAGACCATTTCACTCATTATCTCAACAAAAAACTGGAGACTACCGAGGAGGAGGACGACGGTTCAGAAACAgatttcattttgaaaaacatgttCACTTTGGGCCAGTTTGTGCCTACAAAAGTACTTAGCGTCGGACACGGAGATCGCGGCTTTAAAATATCCGCCAGTTTAAATCCTAGAGAAATTAATGAGGGCAAAAGACATaatgcattaaaaaaaaatatgttaatttgggCCAACATTCAATCTGTTTTGGATCATGGTTATGAATTGTCTGTtggtattaaaaattgcaGAGTTTTCTTGCCCAAAGAAAACATTGATGAAGGAAAAGTTTATA CTATTGGTGAACCTCTCTGGTGTGTTGTCCACAAATTAACCGATAGCGAAACTGCCAGTACCTTAAGAGTTAGCGCCAAAAAAGAACACGTCAATGCTTCCTCAGCTGAACAAATCACcagtttaaatgatttaataccAGGAATGCAAGTGGAATTTGTCACAGATAGa GTAGTAGAAACAGGAATACAAGGTAAATTTTTAGAAGACTATTTCGGTTACGTCAACGAAAATTTCCTGAGAAAACCCCTACATCAAATCTCCAATTACCAAGAgggcaaaattttaaaagcttacGTTTTATACGTAGAACCAGCGACGAAAATCACTCATTTAACATTGAGAGGCTGGGACATGTACCAACCGGCAAGTCTTAAAAACGGAGACGTGATTTCCGCTGAGGTATCGTATAAAACCGGTCTgggattatattttaaactgccTAATGAGCAAAAAGGTTTCACGGCAAACAAGAGACTAATTAATTGCTTGCCGAAAGGCAACATCGACGATCTAAGTACGACAATCGCTGCAAAATTTCCTGCGGGAAGCGTCCACAAATGTCGCATTCTGGACTTTAATTATCTCTCCCAGATGTACGTCGTAACAGTCGAGCCGAATTTAATCAAAGAAAACCTCTTCATGCCAAATGATTTGGGACTGGGCAAAGTATTGAAAGTGAAAATTGACATCATCAAAGACGAAGGGTTGGTGGTTAGCGCCGGAAGTCTGCGAGGTTTCGTACCTAATTTTCACATTTCTAACAGTCAGTACAGCGAAAATGTCAAAAGAAAATACGTGGCCGGCATGAGAGTCAACGCCag AGTGATCGACAGAAATGAAAAGGGCGTATTCTTTACGTTGAAACAAGGTCTGGTTGAGGCAGATAATTGCCTTACGTCGTTCGATAAAGCGGTCGTAGGACAGAAATATACCGGATTTATCGTACAAACTACCACTGGCTACGCGATTGTTGCCTTTTATGGTTCCGTCAAAGGAAAGATTCATAGAAAATCTATGTCAGATAATAAGGATTCTTCGTCGGTGGAcccaactaaatatttttacagaggACAAGTC GTAAACGTCTGGATAGTGGCCAAAAACGATGGCAAATTGATTTTATCGTTGAAAGAACCGACGATTaagacgacgacgacgacgacgacgacgaaaaAACTAACGATGAGAGTAGGACAACAAATTAATGGAATTGTTACAGACATCCACGAAGACCGACTTGACGTTAAATCCACTAACGGCAGAATTATTGGTTGCGTTCCTGTTAATCACCTGAGTCCGTATTTGAGACTCTGCAAACCCATGATGA AAATGTTTCCAGTGGGCAgcgaaattaaaaatcttatttgcGTAAAATGTGATACTACTCCCCCAACATTCTCTAGACGCGAGTTTATACGCGCCAAAAACATCAAAAGATTTGAGCAGCTGAAAAAGGGCAGGCTAGTTCGTTGTTTCTATGAATCAAAAGATGAAAAAGGGATATACGTCACTGTATTGACGAAGGATTTCCACGACAAAGTTTTGATCACTAACAAAAACATCCACAACAATCCTGGGACAAAATTActgaagtatcaaagtcaaCAGGTTATTTTGGggaaaattttagatattgatGTTAATAAAAGAACCCTGAAATTGACGACAAAAATCGATCCTTCAACGAAC TACACTTTGACCTGGTTCGGTCAATGTTTGGCCGATTTGCATTTACTGAGACAGTTTGGAAGACAACACAATTGGCCACATTGCGCATATTCGCCCGGCGAACAGATCCAGTGCGAGATCGTGAACGTTACCGAAATGGGTTGCATCGTCAGTTTGCCGAACGGCTGCACCGGACTGGTACCCGTATGTCTCTGTCCCG TTGAACCAAAATCGGGCGACAAAGTGAAAGGAGTGATTTTATCTCACGACTTCGACAACGAGTTCGTCGAAGTTTCGATCAATCAATCCTACAACAGACACATCAACAAAAATCAGAAAATCAACGTGGATTTATCCCATAAGTCGGCTTGTTTGGTGGAAAAACTTTTATACAAAAAGGATGATCACATACTGTCGGTACTCAAACAAAGCGACGGGGCTAAACAGTTTGTTTATATTCCCGTGTTGCTGCACGAAAACTACTCCCCATCTCCGATGTCCCCCGAATTTTACTATGACCAGCCCAAATTCAAAGTGTGCATCTGCGG GAAATACAAGAACAATTTGATAGGTATAAGCAGGAAACTGTTTATCACCTTAGAaaaggataaaaataaaaagaaaataaacaaattggcAATAAACGAATTTTCCGATAAATACGAGGAATCACAGAATGGAGAGGACGAAGAAGAATTGGAGGACGAAGCGACTGATGAAATGGATGGAGAAGACGTAGAGGAAGCTGAAGAAGATGATTCAGAAAGCGAAGAAACTGAAGATATCGAAGAGGTATTCGATGATGAGGGCGACTTAGAAGACGAAGAAGAACAAGAAGATGAAGAAAATGATGATTCGATGCAACAAGTGAATGTGGAAGAACCTAAATTAGGTGAGAAGAGAAAAGCGGCGCAGCCAATTTTACCAGGAATCGGATCTTTCTTTGACACCAACAACACCAACGGGGAAACGGTAGCAGATTCGTCGTCGGATGAGGAGGATGACGAAGGCGAGGTCgtcaaaaagaagaaaaaactgTCCAGGGCTGAAAGAGTAGAACTGCTTAGACAAGAGGAAGAGAAAATAGCGAAGATTGAAAAGAGATTTGCTGCTAACAGTAATGTCGATCCTGAAAGCGCGGATGATTTCGATCGATTGTTGACTGCAAATCCAGATTCTTCCGAGTTATGGACTAAATATATGGCATTCCACATTTCC TCTACCGAAATAGACAAAGCCAGGGCTGTGGCGAAGCGGGCTCTGGAAAGCATCAACATGACTTTGTCCGAGGACAGACTGAACATTTGGATTGCTTTGTTGCATTTAGAAAACTCATATGGAAATAGG GAAACGTTCGATAAAACGTTTGATGAAGCAATAAAATGCAACGACTCACTCAAAGTCTATTTGAGAGTAATTGAAATGTTGGCGGATAACGGGAAATTAGCGGACAtggaagaaaaaattaaaaaagctcGCAACAAACACAAGCAAGACCCCAAAATGTGGATAGAAATCGCCAAGGTATACTAcaccattaaaaaattcaggGAAGCTAGAAATATGAAAGACTGTGCCCTGAAATCTATACACGACAAGAAAACac AAATGAGTTTGATCGTCCGTTTCGCAATAATGGAGTTCAAATTTGGAGAAGAGGAACAGGGTGCTGCCATTTTCGAATCGATTTTGAACACGGATCCAAGAAAGGTGAACATTTGGTCGACCTACGTTGATCAGTTGgtgaaaaatgacaaaatcgACCAGGCGAGAAAAGTACTGGAACGTTCCGTTTGTCAGAAATTACCCGTTAAAAGTATGAAGACGTTGTTTATGAAGTTCAGGAAGTTCGAAGAAGAACACGGTACGGCCGCGACTGTAGAGGCAGTAAAAGAGAAAGCACAAGCGTTTATAAagagattttctaaataa
- the LOC109594203 gene encoding glutamyl-tRNA(Gln) amidotransferase subunit A, mitochondrial: MEKVLSLNIRLAEKLLLENHIKPTDLIKTALNKAKTSATKYNAFITLTENQANEQSEKSMERFQNKKPLSDLDGIPIAVKDNFCTANIRTTCASKMLENFVPTYDATVYQRLKDAGACLIGKTNLDQFAMGAGTVDSIYGPTKNVWGYESDSEFRIAGGSSGGSAVAVATGVCLGAIGSDTGGSTRNPASYCGLVGLKPTYGLVSRHGLIPLVNSMDVPGILTRNVDDCVSILNAIAGFDPKDSTSLTKPFKQIRLPPGNKLGIKDLKIGIPVEYHNEHLSDEVYDTWNEIANLLEQNGAQVKQVSLPNTEHSIVCYSILNQCEVASNMARYDGIEFGFRADEHSSTEQLFATSRSVGFNDVVRNRIFAGNYFLLTRNYEKYFNQALKVRRLISDDFDNVWDEVQVLLTPTTLTTAPVYKDFVQKTNRDQCALQDYCTQPANMAGIPAVSIPIKLSKDGLPISLQIMGRNLSEHVILGLAKFIEHVVQFPHKIE, from the exons ATGGAAAAAGTTTTGTCATTAAATATAAGACTG GCAGAAAAGTTACTACTTGAGAACCATATAAAACCAACAGACCTAATAAAAACTGCACTGAACAAAGCCAAAACGTCCGCAACTAAATATAAtgcatttattacattaactgAAAATCAGGCAAATGAACAGTCTGAAAAGTCAATGGAACGTTTCCAAAACAAAAAACCTTTATCAGATTTGGATGGTATACCCATTGCAGTTAAAGATAACTTCTGCACAGCCAACATTAGAACGACATGCGCATCGAAAATGCTCGAGAACTTCGTCCCCACATATGATGCCACTGTGTACCAAAGACTAAAGGATGCTGGGGCGTGTTTGATTGGCAAAACAAACCTAGATCAATTTGCGATGGGTGCAGGAACGGTCGATTCCATTTACGGTCCCACCAAAAACGTTTGGGGCTACGAATCCGATTCCGAGTTCCGCATTGCAGGAGGAAGCAGTGGCGGAAGTGCCGTAGCCGTTGCTACCGGCGTCTGCCTCGG TGCCATCGGCTCAGATACGGGCGGTTCGACCAGAAATCCCGCATCTTACTGCGGTTTGGTGGGTTTAAAACCGACATACGGGCTTGTTTCGAGGCACGGTTTGATTCCGTTGGTTAATTCGATGGATGTGCCGGGAATATTGACCAGAAACGTTGATGATTGTGTGTCTATTTTGAACGCAATCGCCGGTTTTGATCCTAAAGATTCCACTTCCTTGACAAAACCTTTTAAACAAATCAGGTTGCCTCCAGGTAACAAATTGGGCATTAAAGACTTGAAAATAGGAATTCCCGTCGAGTATCATAACGAACATTTGTCGGACGAGGTCTACGACACTTGGAACGAAATTGCCAATTTATTAGAGCAAAATGGGGCTCAAGTTAAACAA GTGAGCTTACCAAACACGGAGCACAGTATAGTTTGTTACTCGATCCTGAATCAGTGCGAGGTGGCGAGTAACATGGCAAGATATGACGGTATCGAATTCGGCTTTAGGGCGGACGAACATTCTTCAACCGAACAACTCTTTGCCACTAGCAGATCGGTAGGTTTCAACGACGTGGTCAGGAATAGAATTTTTGCAGGAAATTACTTTCTGTTAACAAGAAATtatgagaaatattttaatcaagccTTAAAAGTTAGGAGATTGATTTCCGATGATTTTGACAACGTTTGGGACGAAGTACAAGTGTTACTCACGCCCACAACCTTGACGACTGCTCCTGTTTATAAAGACTTTGTACAAAAAACCAATAGGGATCAGTGTGCTCTTCAAGACTACTGCACTCAACCTGCTAACATGGctg GAATTCCTGCAGTGAGCATccccataaaattatcaaaggaCGGACTGCCGATAAGCCTACAAATTATGGGCCGGAATTTAAGCGAACACGTGATTTTAGGATTGGCTAAGTTTATAGAACATGTTGTACAGTTTCCCcacaaaatagaataa